A stretch of the Lolium perenne isolate Kyuss_39 chromosome 3, Kyuss_2.0, whole genome shotgun sequence genome encodes the following:
- the LOC127343009 gene encoding uncharacterized protein isoform X1, giving the protein MEHGSLFASAIGVGVGVGIGLVSARLTADPISGAGGDGRAAGAEVEAELRRLVIEGRESGVTFDDFPYYLSEETKLALTSAAFAYLSKTNLPKHIRVLSAASRTILLCGPSEPFLQSLTKALAHHFEARLLLLDIAEFSLRIHHKYGSASSALVHKKSLTESALDKVSGLVGSFNFFRKKDEPTESLNHEKNIFDMRTSNCCAGNTPSVRVHVSLLPSPLYNELEDPEDDEILVRRSWNLDEKILIQSLYKIITSISESSPVIIYIRDVNLLLGVSDKAHSMFKKMLSKLSGKVLIVGSHYLESDEDSYYVDDDVSDLFPFILETKPPTDNTQLVKWKTQMEKDIRKTLSQVLRNVVAEGLSANSLECDDLDSLDPDDDFKAIANYLEEIMAPAVSYHLMNNKDPEYRSGKLIISSESLSHGLRVFQESSLGKDTVEPKDDAKKLLQDTPDNEFEKLIRPTVIPASKIGVTFDDIGALTDIKESLQELVMLPLKRPDLFTGGLLKPCRGILLFGPPGTGKTMLAKAIANEAGATFLNISMSTVLSKWYGEAEKMIRALFSLAAKLAPAIVFIDEVDSMLGRRDQANENELPRRVKNEFMTHWDGLLSKTNERILVLAATNRPFDLDEAIVRRFEHRVMVGLPTSESRELILKKLLAKEKVEGIDFKELATITEGYSGSDLKNLCVTAAYRPVRELLQKEKQKEKDKKDNAVAVKEEPVTNDISQESEKENSETKKDMPETKQGEKDKSEKSVEGETVALRSLTMDDLRQAKDQVGASLASESATMNAIKQWNELYGKGGSRQKEQLTYFL; this is encoded by the exons ATGGAGCACGGGAGCCTCTTCGCGTCCGCCATCGGGGTGGGCGTCGGCGTCGGTATCGGCCTCGTGTCGGCGCGGCTGACGGCGGACCCGATTTCTGGAGCAGGCGGCGACGGCCGGGCTGCgggggcggaggtggaggcggagctgCGCCGGCTGGTGATCGAAGGGCGCGAGAGCGGCGTCACCTTCGACGACTTCCCGTACTACCTCAG CGAGGAGACGAAGCTGGCACTCACGAGCGCGGCGTTTGCCTACCTGAGCAAGACCAACTTGCCCAAGCACATCCGAGTCCTCTCCGCCGCCAGCCGCACCATACTGCTCTGCGGCCCCTCAG AACCGTTTCTGCAGTCGCTCACCAAGGCTCTGGCACACCACTTTGAAGCTCGCCTGCTGCTGCTCGATATCGCAGAGTTCTCACTCCGG ATCCATCACAAATACGGCAGCGCAAGCAGTGCCCTG GTTCATAAAAAATCCTTAACCGAGTCTGCCTTGGATAAAGTCTCCGGTCTCGTTGGATCTTTCAACTTTTTCCGCAAGAAGGATGAACCAACAG AATCATTGAATCATGAAAAGAACATTTTTGACATGAGGACGAG TAATTGCTGTGCTGGTAACACACCTTCAGTTCGGGTACATGTATCTTTATTGCCCAGTCCGCTTTACAATGAGTTAGAAGATCCGGAAGATG ATGAAATTTTGGTGAGACGAAGCTGGAATTTAGATGAGAAAATTCTCATACAGTCCCTTTACAAG ATCATAACTTCCATTTCTGAAAGCAGTCCGGTTATTATTTACATAAGGGATGTCAACCTATTACTTGGTGTTTCAGATAAAGCACATTCAATGTTTAAGAAAATGTTGAGCAAACTGTCTGGAAAAGTTTTGATAGTTGGTTCACACTATCTAGAATCTGATGAAGATAGTTATTACGTGGATGATGATGTCAGTGATCTATTCCCATTTATTCTGGAGACTAAGCCCCCTACGGACAATACCCAGCTTGTGAAATGGAAAACCCAGATGGAAAAAGATATTAGGAAAACCCTGAGTCAAGTCCTTAGAAATGTCGTTGCAGAGGGGCTCTCAGCCAACAGTCTGGAGTGTGATGATCTGGACTCACTCGATCCAGATGACGATTTCAAAGCCATTGCAAACTACCTAGAAGAAATTATGGCCCCAGCAGTATCTTATCATTTGATGAATAACAAGGACCCTGAGTATAGAAGCGGGAAGCTCATTATTTCTTCAGAGAG CTTATCTCATGGATTAAGAGTTTTCCAAGAGAGCAGCCTTGGAAAAGATACAGTGGAACCAAAGGATGATGCAAAGAAG TTATTACAGGATACTCCAGACAACGAGTTCGAAAAGCTGATCCGTCCAACGGTTATACCGGCCAGTAAAATAGGAGTGACATTCGATGACATCGGAGCACTAACTGATATCAAAGAGTCACTCCAGGAGCTTGTCATGCTTCCACTTAAGCGGCCTGACCTTTTCACTGGTGGCCTCCTGAAGCCTTGCAGGGGAATTCTACTGTTTGGACCACCTGGAACCGGGAAAACAATGCTTGCCAAGGCTATTGCAAATGAAGCCGGTGCTACCTTCTTGAACATCTCCATGTCTACCGTCCTGTCGAAATGGTACGGAGAAGCCGAGAAGATGATCCGGGCGTTGTTCAGTTTGGCTGCTAAACTTGCACCAGCCATCGTTTTCATTGATGAGGTAGATAGCATGTTAGGGCGACGTGATCAAGCGAATGAAAATGAGCTCCCACGGAGAGTCAAGAATGAGTTCATGACTCACTGGGATGGACTCTTGTCGAAGACCAATGAAAGGATACTTGTCCTTGCTGCAACAAACAGACCATTTGACCTCGATGAAGCGATTGTCAGGAGGTTTGAGCACAG AGTAATGGTCGGTCTCCCAACTTCAGAGAGTAGAGAGTTGATTTTGAAGAAGCTTCTGGCAAAAGAGAAGGTTGAAGGTATTGACTTTAAGGAGCTTGCAACAATTACTGAAGGATACAGTGGAAGTGATCTGAAG AATCTCTGTGTGACAGCTGCTTATCGTCCTGTCAGAGAGCTActtcagaaagaaaaacagaaggagaag GATAAGAAGGATAATGCAGTGGCAGTGAAGGAGGAGCCAGTAACGAACGATATAAGCCAAGAAAGTGAGAAGGAAAACTCCGAAACCAAGAAAGACATGCCAGAAACCAAGCAAGGCGAGAAAGATAAATCAGAGAAAAGCGTCGAAGGCGAAACTGTTGCCCTCAGGTCGTTAACCATGGACGACTTGAGGCAGGCAAAGGATCAA GTTGGCGCGAGCTTGGCTAGTGAAAGTGCCACCATGAATGCCATCAAGCAATGGAACGAGCTCTACGGCAAAGGCGGGTCGCGGCAGAAGGAGCAACTCACATACTTCTTGTAG
- the LOC127343009 gene encoding uncharacterized protein isoform X2 → MEHGSLFASAIGVGVGVGIGLVSARLTADPISGAGGDGRAAGAEVEAELRRLVIEGRESGVTFDDFPYYLSEETKLALTSAAFAYLSKTNLPKHIRVLSAASRTILLCGPSEPFLQSLTKALAHHFEARLLLLDIAEFSLRIHHKYGSASSALVHKKSLTESALDKVSGLVGSFNFFRKKDEPTESLNHEKNIFDMRTSNCCAGNTPSVRVHVSLLPSPLYNELEDPEDDEILVRRSWNLDEKILIQSLYKIITSISESSPVIIYIRDVNLLLGVSDKAHSMFKKMLSKLSGKVLIVGSHYLESDEDSYYVDDDVSDLFPFILETKPPTDNTQLVKWKTQMEKDIRKTLSQVLRNVVAEGLSANSLECDDLDSLDPDDDFKAIANYLEEIMAPAVSYHLMNNKDPEYRSGKLIISSESLSHGLRVFQESSLGKDTVEPKDDAKKDTPDNEFEKLIRPTVIPASKIGVTFDDIGALTDIKESLQELVMLPLKRPDLFTGGLLKPCRGILLFGPPGTGKTMLAKAIANEAGATFLNISMSTVLSKWYGEAEKMIRALFSLAAKLAPAIVFIDEVDSMLGRRDQANENELPRRVKNEFMTHWDGLLSKTNERILVLAATNRPFDLDEAIVRRFEHRVMVGLPTSESRELILKKLLAKEKVEGIDFKELATITEGYSGSDLKNLCVTAAYRPVRELLQKEKQKEKDKKDNAVAVKEEPVTNDISQESEKENSETKKDMPETKQGEKDKSEKSVEGETVALRSLTMDDLRQAKDQVGASLASESATMNAIKQWNELYGKGGSRQKEQLTYFL, encoded by the exons ATGGAGCACGGGAGCCTCTTCGCGTCCGCCATCGGGGTGGGCGTCGGCGTCGGTATCGGCCTCGTGTCGGCGCGGCTGACGGCGGACCCGATTTCTGGAGCAGGCGGCGACGGCCGGGCTGCgggggcggaggtggaggcggagctgCGCCGGCTGGTGATCGAAGGGCGCGAGAGCGGCGTCACCTTCGACGACTTCCCGTACTACCTCAG CGAGGAGACGAAGCTGGCACTCACGAGCGCGGCGTTTGCCTACCTGAGCAAGACCAACTTGCCCAAGCACATCCGAGTCCTCTCCGCCGCCAGCCGCACCATACTGCTCTGCGGCCCCTCAG AACCGTTTCTGCAGTCGCTCACCAAGGCTCTGGCACACCACTTTGAAGCTCGCCTGCTGCTGCTCGATATCGCAGAGTTCTCACTCCGG ATCCATCACAAATACGGCAGCGCAAGCAGTGCCCTG GTTCATAAAAAATCCTTAACCGAGTCTGCCTTGGATAAAGTCTCCGGTCTCGTTGGATCTTTCAACTTTTTCCGCAAGAAGGATGAACCAACAG AATCATTGAATCATGAAAAGAACATTTTTGACATGAGGACGAG TAATTGCTGTGCTGGTAACACACCTTCAGTTCGGGTACATGTATCTTTATTGCCCAGTCCGCTTTACAATGAGTTAGAAGATCCGGAAGATG ATGAAATTTTGGTGAGACGAAGCTGGAATTTAGATGAGAAAATTCTCATACAGTCCCTTTACAAG ATCATAACTTCCATTTCTGAAAGCAGTCCGGTTATTATTTACATAAGGGATGTCAACCTATTACTTGGTGTTTCAGATAAAGCACATTCAATGTTTAAGAAAATGTTGAGCAAACTGTCTGGAAAAGTTTTGATAGTTGGTTCACACTATCTAGAATCTGATGAAGATAGTTATTACGTGGATGATGATGTCAGTGATCTATTCCCATTTATTCTGGAGACTAAGCCCCCTACGGACAATACCCAGCTTGTGAAATGGAAAACCCAGATGGAAAAAGATATTAGGAAAACCCTGAGTCAAGTCCTTAGAAATGTCGTTGCAGAGGGGCTCTCAGCCAACAGTCTGGAGTGTGATGATCTGGACTCACTCGATCCAGATGACGATTTCAAAGCCATTGCAAACTACCTAGAAGAAATTATGGCCCCAGCAGTATCTTATCATTTGATGAATAACAAGGACCCTGAGTATAGAAGCGGGAAGCTCATTATTTCTTCAGAGAG CTTATCTCATGGATTAAGAGTTTTCCAAGAGAGCAGCCTTGGAAAAGATACAGTGGAACCAAAGGATGATGCAAAGAAG GATACTCCAGACAACGAGTTCGAAAAGCTGATCCGTCCAACGGTTATACCGGCCAGTAAAATAGGAGTGACATTCGATGACATCGGAGCACTAACTGATATCAAAGAGTCACTCCAGGAGCTTGTCATGCTTCCACTTAAGCGGCCTGACCTTTTCACTGGTGGCCTCCTGAAGCCTTGCAGGGGAATTCTACTGTTTGGACCACCTGGAACCGGGAAAACAATGCTTGCCAAGGCTATTGCAAATGAAGCCGGTGCTACCTTCTTGAACATCTCCATGTCTACCGTCCTGTCGAAATGGTACGGAGAAGCCGAGAAGATGATCCGGGCGTTGTTCAGTTTGGCTGCTAAACTTGCACCAGCCATCGTTTTCATTGATGAGGTAGATAGCATGTTAGGGCGACGTGATCAAGCGAATGAAAATGAGCTCCCACGGAGAGTCAAGAATGAGTTCATGACTCACTGGGATGGACTCTTGTCGAAGACCAATGAAAGGATACTTGTCCTTGCTGCAACAAACAGACCATTTGACCTCGATGAAGCGATTGTCAGGAGGTTTGAGCACAG AGTAATGGTCGGTCTCCCAACTTCAGAGAGTAGAGAGTTGATTTTGAAGAAGCTTCTGGCAAAAGAGAAGGTTGAAGGTATTGACTTTAAGGAGCTTGCAACAATTACTGAAGGATACAGTGGAAGTGATCTGAAG AATCTCTGTGTGACAGCTGCTTATCGTCCTGTCAGAGAGCTActtcagaaagaaaaacagaaggagaag GATAAGAAGGATAATGCAGTGGCAGTGAAGGAGGAGCCAGTAACGAACGATATAAGCCAAGAAAGTGAGAAGGAAAACTCCGAAACCAAGAAAGACATGCCAGAAACCAAGCAAGGCGAGAAAGATAAATCAGAGAAAAGCGTCGAAGGCGAAACTGTTGCCCTCAGGTCGTTAACCATGGACGACTTGAGGCAGGCAAAGGATCAA GTTGGCGCGAGCTTGGCTAGTGAAAGTGCCACCATGAATGCCATCAAGCAATGGAACGAGCTCTACGGCAAAGGCGGGTCGCGGCAGAAGGAGCAACTCACATACTTCTTGTAG